The Raphanus sativus cultivar WK10039 chromosome 6, ASM80110v3, whole genome shotgun sequence sequence AGCTATATCAATCAAAAAAGAACATTCCTAAACTTAGAATTCAGACAACAATATAATCAGACAAAACATGAGCTTAAAGACTTGCTGTCGGAAAACGAGAAATCTCAAGCTATATCAATCAAAAAGAACATTCCTAAAACTTCAAATTCAGACAACAATCCAATCGGGGACAAACATAAGCTTAGATTCCTGTCGGAATAAGAAAAAAACCGATACCTTCAAGAACCTCCCCCTCCTGTTATCACCGATGTCGAAGTAAAACACCTAAAAACCACACAGaactcaaaaaaaaagtcaacgCCCGTGAGTGATGATGaggttaaagaaaaaaaaaagagagttaacAGAACCTTGGAATCAAGCTGTAACTCTTTGCTGAAAAGCTCGTGTTCCTCGGAATTGACGTAGTAATTGAAGAGATCGAGGAACCATGAGATGCCGGAGGAAGGAACGATGATGGTTGACCTCGTCGCCGACGTCTTCTCAGATATCTTGAGGTACCTTCCGCGAGGATTCTCCTTGAGATCGAAATAGAAAAGCTTGTGCTCCACCTGCAACGTCTTGCTCACCAGCTCCACATCGCTCCCTCCTCCACCTCCCGCTGCTGTTCCTCCGCTAGAGTTCCCTTCCATGTCGAATCTTCAGCCGATCGATGAGCCCGGCGGACGCAAGCGGAGAAGTTTCGCTGGAATCGGCTCACTGAAGAGTTGAATTGGACGTCTGATCTGAGAGATGTGAGTGCGATTGAACATATGAGAAGTGGTGGACTACGAGAAATCGGTTTGAATTCGGACCGGCTGTCTAACCGGATATACTATTAAGATTCTAATTactattagatttttatatactaaattttttataagaaaatattattggaaaaaatataaaatattatatatatttttccaaTATACTTCAGTTTAATACTACCATATTTTATCTAAGCTTTAgctaaatctatcttattaaaacagaaacattctattggacctaacatttattttgtaagtttttaaattaaatacacctttatactttatagttaaacttacattaaatcattaatgtttctttctttatactactatttatgtttccaaacaatatatttatttctttatactactatcaatgtttccaaacaatatatttcttatactactatcaatgtttccaaacaatacaataattaatcttagttatgttatatctatcattttctttttaaaattttgtagaaacgtcataatttcataaaatgtaaaataatgaactttaaaatttggagtataagattacaaattatgaaattattacaatttaaatcaaattagattacatatcggtcatccaacagtttaattggttagtctcgggttttaataattttttaatatgaatattttaaaaacctaaattgaattgtcagatctccgattaaccggtataatcacaatcgggttgaatttaaaaatactgatttaaatgcaaaaatattttaaatacacacttttaaaaattaccaaaatatttgttaagttattagtgaaatttttcatcgtaaaatattccgcgcttccaaagcgcggatcaagatctagtgtaTCTTAAACCGACCGTTCAACGGTGGTGTGTTGATTGAAGATGTGTTAAGTCGGTTCGATGCCAcgtaacaaataaaaatgatgACTATCACTGATCTGATCTTATTAATTAGCCAATAAGTTTGTGTTGTGTGCTTAACTCTTCTTGGAACCAAACCATACATGGCGAGTCTAGGCCATATCGCGAGAGAATCATCCGATGTCACACGCCTCGCTCAGTTCTACAAAGAGGTAACCAAAACCACCTAACCAAACCTTCTCATCTTCTTAATTCATTTTTGTTCTCTCTGCTCTCTTCACGGATTTTTCTGTTCTGTGTTTGTGTCTTGATTGTTACCCATCTGCACTAGAATCTTATAGGAATTGCAAATTAGCGTTCTTCTCTTTGGAGATTTCAATCCTTTTTATTCAAGTTAATGTTTCTTCTTTGATCATATTACATGATCATTTTGCAAGGTATTTGGGTTTGAGGAGATCGAGAGCCCTGATTTTGGAGACTTAAAAGTGATATGGCTAAACTTACCAGGTGCTTTTGCGATGCACATCATCCAGAGAAACACTTCAACAAACCTCCCTGAAGGTCCTTTCAGTGCCACCACCTCTGCCGTTCGAGATCCTAGCCATCTCCCTATGGGTCACCATATCTGCTTCTCCGTCTCCAACTTCGACTCCTTCCTTCGCTCTCTCAAGGTCTTATTTCTTTAGTGCTCTGTTGTCTTCTTCTTTACATGAGAGCTTTCATTAGACAAAATATTGGTATGAATTTTTTGAGTGGCTGAAATAGTTAATTCTTTACTCTGTTATAGTCTTTTGACGTTCATCTTGTGTTCTGCAATGGTTTCAATGTTGTTTTGTAGTTAAGTTTTCTAATTGATCTTTCTCTTTGTCGGTTGAATGATGTTTTAGGAGAAAGGGATAGAAACTTTCCAGAAGTCTCTCCCTGACGGAAAAGTCAAGCAAGTTTTCTTCTTTGATCCTGATGGTAAAAtttaatctctctttttttttttttgcattataaAACCATGCTTACTAGTAGTAGTTACTACCAAACAATTTGTAGCGAAGGCATTGAATACATTCATATACAATTTGCAACTTTATTGGGATGCTTGTTCTTTCATGTATGTTTCAACTTACGCAGATTCTGctcttagtttttatttttatttttatttttgagtgcAGGAAACGGATTAGAGGTAGCAAGTCGATCTGAATCTTGAAACCGGAAGTTTGTGGTATGAGTACttgttgaaaattaaaataaaacagcTTGTTGTAACAGAGGATAATTAAAAGCTGCATATGTAAAGAACATGTTCCTGTTCTCGTCTCTTAGCTGGAGTGTTTTGGAACAATCTTGAGGTCTCTATGTTGTCTAGGCTTGATGTTTACTTCGGACAATTTACACTTCATCTTTGAATGTTGGATGTATCGCATTAATGAGTTTTTCTTGTCTACTAGTTCCCATGTTCATATAACAACACCAAAGACAGAGGGAGACTTGACTAAAGAACAACCATGCATTTATAACTCGGGATATTTTTTTTGGTGCTGAATCCAAGAAAAAACAGGGTTTAAGCTAAACGCAAACGCGGTTTAAGCTCAAATCAAACTTGTCAAGTGTGTCATGTCTAAACTGTAGGGTGATCGGCCTTGCCACAAATCCCCCCATGGAAGAAACAGCGTCTTGGTCTTATAATGACAGAGATGATCTGAACCGAATCAGTTAATTGCAATTTCTGTACGTTTTAGCAAACCGATTATCCAAAAAACCctcaaaatatagaaaacttGTCTCAAAACTGCAGTCTGAGAATATCAATTTGTGGGTCTAAGTTGTTGTCCATAAACCAACAGGATACGGACATGTAGTTGTCTTTAGGCATCACAAACATTCTACAACTTACCATAATCTCTTCATAGATCCATTACTCCAGCCGGTTTTGTGGTTGTTATTTGAACGGGTATAGAGCAGCTTAGGTAACAACAAATATGAtagctatatttttttttggcccACATAAACTGAATTTTATCCGATGGGAAAGATGAGTTCGAATCTTTTCTGGTGCTGGATAACTACACGAAGTGGTACCACCGGTCCATCTTCCGCAAGATATTATAAGCTAGGATGTGAGTTTCGGCTCAGCTTGTCGAGTCATTCAAATATTAACATGTAACTATTGTGATTATCTCATAGGAATGATCTATTTGAGTCTCTTTGTGATATATATCAATGGATAAATGTATAATAAGTCCAATGTAGAAACCTAAATTCTAATTTTAACCAGCACAAGTTGGTCTAGTGATGTTGAGGGAACTTCAGACTCAGTACCGATCCAGGTTCGATTCGTGCTGACCACAGAATAATTTAGGCCTCTTAAAAGATACAGACGCAAACTGGTTTCAGGCTCAGGAAAATTAGTCGGTTGGCCACACTCGCCGAATCAGCTCCTGATtaatcatcaaaaaaatatttatctatttagaGAACCTAAAAAATCATGACATCATTAAAACTATCTATAATTTTCCGAAATTGTGAAGCATAAATATGATCCTCACTTGTTGGTAATTTTAGCCATTGTCAGTGATCTTTATGTAAAAATTAGCAGAGGCTTAACtgataatcatatatataggctaaatatattttgaatgtctttacagaaaaaataatcaacCCCAATGATCTGATCGGTTGGACCAGTGATAACTTGACTTGGCCTTATCGTCCGGACCACACTTGAGGGGTACTCGTACTTGAACTAACATCTTTTGGAATTTACGCCATGATGAGTGGACCTATTTAGGTGATGGATGAATTTTCCTCCTCGTGAGCTTTTTTGTGTAATTTACGCGGACAATCATTCTTCATGTTTTGCATATTTTACAACTCTATAtgaataaactaaaccaaagtaaaaaaaaaaatactaacattcACGAATAAAGAAATACCTCCCCATGTTAAAATGCAGCTTTGTATGTCAGagtccagaaaaaaaaaagtacatagAAACAAAACTGTAAAGTATAAAGCCAAAAGAAggaaagaaaactaaaaagCAATATCTGACCTTCACATTCACTCGAACGTACAACACCATTTTAGTGtatatatgtttccaaattCTTTTTTGAATCTACTTGGTTAGCTTTTCATCAATACAGATGTAAACTAAGGATCTGTAGCTAATAACATAACAAGTACATTTAGTATGTTCTGCAACTCGCAACACAGGTGCATGTGGTGCTGATTGGTGAACATAGTCAACATTCAGAGTCTTGGTAGCTGCTGCATAGTTACCATTCTTGAAAATGAGAGAATGAGATTTGTAAATTACATAAGTACCCTTACATCTTAATGAGTCATTACATAAGCCAAGAAGTCTAATTGCTCTAGAACATTTATTCTCTTAACTCGTCTCTCTTTCACTCTAAAAAATGCCAAAAATCATGTGGAAGAGTCTCCATCTTTGCTTCCCCTCAAATCTCACCAAATGCTACTCTTCGCCGTGCCTTCCTCCCTCGGCCGCCGCCGGTGAGGATGACGATCCTAGCCGTCCCTCTATCGTTCTCATCAACAACTTCAACCTACTCTACCACAATAATGACCACAAAAACCACCCTGCCGTTGACTTACCTTCCTCAtccaccgccaccaccacctTCTCCTCTTCAGCCACGTCATCATACGAATCCGAGAGTCACGACATTTCTCCTGAATTGTCCGCGGCTTTCGCTTCCCGtcgcttcttcttctcttctcctggCCGATCAAATGCAATAACCGACTCACCGGAAACACGGTCAAGAGACCTCTCTGATAATAGCGACACTGCCACTATCAACCCAACAAAGAAAAAGAGCTACGACACTACCGTGAATACCACGAGGCTTCTAACCGGAGGTTCCGCCGTGAAACAACACGTATACTCACCGGATCCGTTAACTGACTTCCGACGATCAATGCAGGAGATGATTGATGCCGCCATTGACGCCGGCGATCTTAGCCATCCCGACGACGGTTATGATTACTTGAACGAGCTGCTTCTCAGTTATTTAGCGCTGAATCCAACCGACATGCACAAGTTCATCATAAGGGCCTTCTCCGACACCATGGTCTCACTCTTGTCGGAAGAACGTCGGATGTGATGACGCAGCCGCCGCctagattaaaaaaaatgatcGTGTAATAAATGACCCAcgtgattttattaattaactcGATGGacctaacatttttttttacattatcGTCTTCAAGGAAGAGAAACCATCTCAGAAAACTACTATcaaatttatctttattttcctttttgtattttgtatgtttttatttaaaaaaacctCTGTTTCGTAACAGAGGTAAATTAATGTTTTTGCATGCATTTACGACCCAAGATGACCAAATGTAATTATTGTGTAACGATATTTGATTTCAAGAATTATTGAGGTGGCGGGTGCATAttgcttttttatttatttttaaaactcgTTTTCAAATTATTGTATGATGAAAAGGATTGgaaaaaattgagaaaatgataaggattttaatatagtaatattttgGAATGGATATTGTAAATTTAGATATTATGTTGTCGAAATAAGGACAAGAAACGTAAAAGACTTCTAACATGTTTGGATACTAGACATACAATACTAGTATGTACCAAAACCGAGATATAAAAACACCACTCGCAACCCATGGTCGAGACTCGTGAGTGAACAGaaaattcaaaacatatttATGTGTTCAATTATGGGCCAAAAACATTATAATTGGAAGTAATTGTCTGATGAAACGGACAAAACTTGTTTTAGACAGTTTGCGGGGAGCTCCAAGTCGAAAtcaaataagtaaatattttttaattaattaacttaTGAATTAACAAAATGAAAGCTAAATACGTCCAAAAAACTTTATGCGAGGAGTTAAAATTGAACTTGGTTTGatcaatggagaataaagtCTTGTAGACAGCAAAGTATCACCGAGTTGCAAAGCTTGAGGCATCGATAACCTCACTAGCTGCTTATATTATATCAAGGCATGGATCTTGTTATTAAATATTACTATGAGTCATACCTTAGTGAAGGAAAAAATAGTTGCAATATTAATTGGAATAGACATGCACGATCAATGTCTTAAGACATATTTATACTTGTTAGTATATTGCAAGTGACTGACCACCAAAATTCAAGCCCGCATAATTCATGTAATGTTTATCTAAGTTCATagtaatatttataacattCCCTTTCAAATTCCATCAGAAAATAAGTTAAAGTTGCATggatatatatttaagaaatcaaGGAATGATACATGTCTGGCTTGTACTTGACTTAAATATTGAGATCTATTCGTTTTTGCTTCTTTCCATTAGATTTAACACATAGCACAATGTgagacaaaacaaaataattgcgAATCCTAAGAGACGGATGTTGGAAGGTCCACACTCCCccaaataaactatataattgtAGTCaataagtttaatatttaactaaatgaAAGTATTAAAATGATAGTTGGTTTAGGTAAAAAATAAGACAATACCTTTTGTCTTATCCACACTAATTAAAGCATCTAACCCTCTCAAATGCAAACAAATACACATTAATGCCTTCATTACGAGATGATAAACTGAAATCGATTTGAAGTGTTACGTACAAATACAGTTTTTCTAAAGTAACCTAAtaatactttgttttttttttttgctaaaactaaTACTACTTTGTAGTGGAAAAATGTTTCTACGATGAAATAAACATGTCTTCTAGTTCATGATTGCGCACATCTAATCTCATACTAGTAGTCTTGTGGAAATGTGGAAATGTGAATGTGGGTTTATTTGCAACTAAgcttattttgattttatatttagaattttaaataatagtttaaaaaaatacgccataaataatagttttatatcTGCATAAGTTAACGACTCAACTTCTACAATAACAAGCAATCTTAAGTAAACTAATCGAGTTGGTAAATGGTGCCTGGTTTTATGCCGCTTGTCTCCAACTCTGCCCAACCACTTGGTTGATAGGTCAATATAAATTTACGCTATAGTATACATAATTTGAATTAGTGTAATTTCCTTTTCTGAACCCAAAATTAGTGTTTTGTTCTATCTATAAACACAGAAACAGAGTTGTACTCTATGCCATCCAAAGTCCAAACCAACCGCTCTTCAATTATACCAGAAAACAAACATTAACCGATATTTTTCTTCATTGTAATGCGAAATCTACAGTAGTCAATAATCATGTAATATTCAATCGATATTTTGTATAActctaaaaatgaatccttgatttgttaacaaaatttcAGCAATAAATAACTAAAGTTCCACACGCTTACCTAAACACATGGGTCAATCTAAGATACGAGATCAGAATCGAGACGGAACAAGTAGAAGTTTGTGACTTGTGCGCACACATATGGACTTCTCTTACCTACTAATCATAGAAAATACAACTTGATACAGTCGAACAAGACGGCCGTCACGGCCCCATGAGGCATGGTAAGTATCTTTACGAATACGCCcatgaaagaaaacaaaaatgtatcAAACAATA is a genomic window containing:
- the LOC108812006 gene encoding lactoylglutathione lyase; amino-acid sequence: MASLGHIARESSDVTRLAQFYKEVFGFEEIESPDFGDLKVIWLNLPGAFAMHIIQRNTSTNLPEGPFSATTSAVRDPSHLPMGHHICFSVSNFDSFLRSLKEKGIETFQKSLPDGKVKQVFFFDPDGNGLEVASRSES
- the LOC108812005 gene encoding transcription repressor OFP16; translation: MPKIMWKSLHLCFPSNLTKCYSSPCLPPSAAAGEDDDPSRPSIVLINNFNLLYHNNDHKNHPAVDLPSSSTATTTFSSSATSSYESESHDISPELSAAFASRRFFFSSPGRSNAITDSPETRSRDLSDNSDTATINPTKKKSYDTTVNTTRLLTGGSAVKQHVYSPDPLTDFRRSMQEMIDAAIDAGDLSHPDDGYDYLNELLLSYLALNPTDMHKFIIRAFSDTMVSLLSEERRM